From one Salvelinus sp. IW2-2015 linkage group LG11, ASM291031v2, whole genome shotgun sequence genomic stretch:
- the LOC111969914 gene encoding netrin-4 isoform X2 gives MLAINCALLLALMQSGTASRCVDHACSPPVGNLASGRTLTSLSGCCGNGSQHSPCPTPLHPCPVDLHPPANMVDDPFQHPATWWASGMGTDQEEEVRLDLETRFCLTHVVLLFHSPRPAAMAMERSQDFGRTWETLKLFAQNCSLAFGLPDDTGQPGSLCTSRYSSAKPCSRGEVIFRILGPGGLVDPYSPEGLSQLTLTNLRLRLLKAQTCPLSVAPSTSSSSIGLSYPPTDLNLPILPSPQPSSEPPASAPFAIYTLLARGTCLCHGHSEHCLHSGEQDKLKDMVPGRCVCTHHTAGEHCERCAPLYNDRPWRAANGSSGEPHPCHKCECYGHATSCHFSQRAWLSSGATSGGVCDECRHNTAGRRCQRCRHGYHRHPAMPLGSSHICTRCWCDPLGSLPASSGEEGPWCHPRSGQCHCRPGLGGTGCSHCLPGYWGFGEEGCKPCACPQNCDPHTGLCLDSYANNQVFNVPMGGKIPDMDHALTSEGEAVWSKELAVSAMHYTGKCSCKERKLRSVSDLCKTKHAYVIKASVLSAHDKGSHAEVQVKVRKVLRSGQVPLSHGTHSLYPISWTIRGCTCPILNPGVEYMLAGPEEAGTGRLLVTMQSVVVPWTTQLGAHISEGLRQGCP, from the exons ATGCTGGCGATTAACTGCGCTTTACTTTTAGCGCTCATGCAAAGCGGGACAG CCTCCAGGTGTGTAGACCATGCCTGCAGTCCTCCCGTGGGCAACCTAGCCAGTGGCAGGACCCTCACATCCCTCTCAGGCTGCTGTGGGAATGGGTCCCAACACTCCCCATGCCCCACTCCCCTCCACCCCTGTCCAGTTGACCTTCACCCGCCTGCCAACATGGTGGATGATCCCTTCCAGCACCCAGCCACCTGGTGGGCCTCGGGCATGGGCACTGACCAGGAGGAGGAGGTCCGTCTGGACCTGGAGACTCGTTTCTGTCTGACCCACGTGGTGCTGCTGTTCCACTCACCCAGGCCCGCTGCCATGGCCATGGAGCGCTCGCAGGACTTTGGTCGGACGTGGGAGACGCTCAAGCTGTTTGCACAGAACTGCAGTCTTGCGTTTGGTCTTCCTGATGACACCGGTCAGCCTGGCTCGCTGTGTACGTCCCGGTACTCCAGTGCCAAGCCGTGCAGCAGGGGAGAG GTAATATTCCGGATTCTGGGCCCTGGTGGATTAGTTGACCCCTACAGTCCAGAGGGCCTTTCCCAGCTGACCCTCACCAACCTCCGCCTCAGACTTCTCAAGGCCCAGACCTGCCCATTATCTGTCGCACCTtccacctcttcttcctccattGGACTCTCCTACCCTCCTACGGACCTGAATCTCCCCATCCTCCCTTCCCCCCAGCCCAGCTCAGAGCCCCCTGCCTCAGCTCCCTTTGCCATTTACACTCTCCTGGCTCGAGGGACCTGTCTCTGTCATGGCCATTCAGAACACTGTTTACACAGTGGTGAACAGGACAAACTGAAGGACATG GTGCCTGGCAGGTGTGTGTGCACTCACCACACAGCAGGAGAACACTGTGAGAGGTGTGCCCCTCTATACAATGACCGTCCCTGGAGGGCAGCCAACGGCAGCAGTGGGGAGCCACACCCGTGCCACA AGTGTGAGTGTTACGGCCACGCGACGAGCTGTCACTTCTCCCAGAGGGCGTGGCTGTCCTCAGGCGCCACCAGTGGMGGCGTCTGTGACGAATGCCGACACAACACAGCAGGGCGCAGGTGCCAGCGCTGTCGCCACGGTTACCACCGCCACCCGGCCATGCCCCTTGGCTCCTCCCACATCTGCACAC GTTGTTGGTGTGACCCACTGGGCTCATTACCAGCCAGCTCTGGGGAGGAGGGCCCATGGTGCCACCCGAGGAGTGGACAGTGCCACTGCAGACCTGGTYTGGGYGGAACAGGCTGTAGCCACTGTCTCCCTGGGTACTGGGGCTTTGGGGAAGAGGGGTGCAAACCCTGTGCTTGTCCCCAAAACTGTGACCCCCACACTGGGCTTTGCCTTGACAG CTATGCAAATAACCAGGTTTTCAATGTCCCAATGGGGGGCAAGATTCCTGACATGGACCATGCCTTGACCAGTGAGGGTGAGGCAGTGTGGTCAAAGGAACTGGCAGTCTCRGCCATGCACTACACAG GGAAATGCAGCTGTAAGGAGAGAAAGTTGAGGAGTGTCTCGGATCTCTGTAAGACCAAACATGCCTATG TGATCAAAGCCAGTGTGTTGTCTGCTCATGACAAGGGGAGCCACGCAGAGGTACAGGTCAAAGTTCGCAAGGTCCTGCGGTCAGGACAGGTGCCTCTCTCCCATGGCACACACAGTCTCTACCCCATATCCTGGACTATCCGGGGGTGCACCTGCCCCATCCTTAATCCAG gGGTGGAGTACATGCTGGCGGGTCCAGAGGAGGCAGGGACGGGACGGCTGCTGGTCACCATGCAGAGTGTSGTGGTTCCCTGGACCACCCAACTGGGGGCCCACATATCAGAGGGCCTAAGGCAGGGCTGCCCCTGA
- the LOC111969914 gene encoding netrin-4 isoform X1, protein MLAINCALLLALMQSGTASRCVDHACSPPVGNLASGRTLTSLSGCCGNGSQHSPCPTPLHPCPVDLHPPANMVDDPFQHPATWWASGMGTDQEEEVRLDLETRFCLTHVVLLFHSPRPAAMAMERSQDFGRTWETLKLFAQNCSLAFGLPDDTGQPGSLCTSRYSSAKPCSRGEVIFRILGPGGLVDPYSPEGLSQLTLTNLRLRLLKAQTCPLSVAPSTSSSSIGLSYPPTDLNLPILPSPQPSSEPPASAPFAIYTLLARGTCLCHGHSEHCLHSGEQDKLKDMVPGRCVCTHHTAGEHCERCAPLYNDRPWRAANGSSGEPHPCHKCECYGHATSCHFSQRAWLSSGATSGGVCDECRHNTAGRRCQRCRHGYHRHPAMPLGSSHICTRCWCDPLGSLPASSGEEGPWCHPRSGQCHCRPGLGGTGCSHCLPGYWGFGEEGCKPCACPQNCDPHTGLCLDSSYANNQVFNVPMGGKIPDMDHALTSEGEAVWSKELAVSAMHYTGKCSCKERKLRSVSDLCKTKHAYVIKASVLSAHDKGSHAEVQVKVRKVLRSGQVPLSHGTHSLYPISWTIRGCTCPILNPGVEYMLAGPEEAGTGRLLVTMQSVVVPWTTQLGAHISEGLRQGCP, encoded by the exons ATGCTGGCGATTAACTGCGCTTTACTTTTAGCGCTCATGCAAAGCGGGACAG CCTCCAGGTGTGTAGACCATGCCTGCAGTCCTCCCGTGGGCAACCTAGCCAGTGGCAGGACCCTCACATCCCTCTCAGGCTGCTGTGGGAATGGGTCCCAACACTCCCCATGCCCCACTCCCCTCCACCCCTGTCCAGTTGACCTTCACCCGCCTGCCAACATGGTGGATGATCCCTTCCAGCACCCAGCCACCTGGTGGGCCTCGGGCATGGGCACTGACCAGGAGGAGGAGGTCCGTCTGGACCTGGAGACTCGTTTCTGTCTGACCCACGTGGTGCTGCTGTTCCACTCACCCAGGCCCGCTGCCATGGCCATGGAGCGCTCGCAGGACTTTGGTCGGACGTGGGAGACGCTCAAGCTGTTTGCACAGAACTGCAGTCTTGCGTTTGGTCTTCCTGATGACACCGGTCAGCCTGGCTCGCTGTGTACGTCCCGGTACTCCAGTGCCAAGCCGTGCAGCAGGGGAGAG GTAATATTCCGGATTCTGGGCCCTGGTGGATTAGTTGACCCCTACAGTCCAGAGGGCCTTTCCCAGCTGACCCTCACCAACCTCCGCCTCAGACTTCTCAAGGCCCAGACCTGCCCATTATCTGTCGCACCTtccacctcttcttcctccattGGACTCTCCTACCCTCCTACGGACCTGAATCTCCCCATCCTCCCTTCCCCCCAGCCCAGCTCAGAGCCCCCTGCCTCAGCTCCCTTTGCCATTTACACTCTCCTGGCTCGAGGGACCTGTCTCTGTCATGGCCATTCAGAACACTGTTTACACAGTGGTGAACAGGACAAACTGAAGGACATG GTGCCTGGCAGGTGTGTGTGCACTCACCACACAGCAGGAGAACACTGTGAGAGGTGTGCCCCTCTATACAATGACCGTCCCTGGAGGGCAGCCAACGGCAGCAGTGGGGAGCCACACCCGTGCCACA AGTGTGAGTGTTACGGCCACGCGACGAGCTGTCACTTCTCCCAGAGGGCGTGGCTGTCCTCAGGCGCCACCAGTGGMGGCGTCTGTGACGAATGCCGACACAACACAGCAGGGCGCAGGTGCCAGCGCTGTCGCCACGGTTACCACCGCCACCCGGCCATGCCCCTTGGCTCCTCCCACATCTGCACAC GTTGTTGGTGTGACCCACTGGGCTCATTACCAGCCAGCTCTGGGGAGGAGGGCCCATGGTGCCACCCGAGGAGTGGACAGTGCCACTGCAGACCTGGTYTGGGYGGAACAGGCTGTAGCCACTGTCTCCCTGGGTACTGGGGCTTTGGGGAAGAGGGGTGCAAACCCTGTGCTTGTCCCCAAAACTGTGACCCCCACACTGGGCTTTGCCTTGACAG CAGCTATGCAAATAACCAGGTTTTCAATGTCCCAATGGGGGGCAAGATTCCTGACATGGACCATGCCTTGACCAGTGAGGGTGAGGCAGTGTGGTCAAAGGAACTGGCAGTCTCRGCCATGCACTACACAG GGAAATGCAGCTGTAAGGAGAGAAAGTTGAGGAGTGTCTCGGATCTCTGTAAGACCAAACATGCCTATG TGATCAAAGCCAGTGTGTTGTCTGCTCATGACAAGGGGAGCCACGCAGAGGTACAGGTCAAAGTTCGCAAGGTCCTGCGGTCAGGACAGGTGCCTCTCTCCCATGGCACACACAGTCTCTACCCCATATCCTGGACTATCCGGGGGTGCACCTGCCCCATCCTTAATCCAG gGGTGGAGTACATGCTGGCGGGTCCAGAGGAGGCAGGGACGGGACGGCTGCTGGTCACCATGCAGAGTGTSGTGGTTCCCTGGACCACCCAACTGGGGGCCCACATATCAGAGGGCCTAAGGCAGGGCTGCCCCTGA